The proteins below come from a single Yamadazyma tenuis chromosome 5, complete sequence genomic window:
- a CDS encoding uncharacterized protein (EggNog:ENOG502SQPX): MKIQFKLATLVVFQLFCGVATADTIGGCSPSSVTKGLYADYVNITSEEYGIYTGLDAALSAIDQAEADYSWGGVTSQDFSFEASDDGTAYYGDLYGKNVNVAYFGLRLSGYFYASTTGDYTFEISFADDAASFTLGSGVAMDCCGSKPLTGNLDEMASVYASGEASSATETVTLTGGVYYPIKVVYYQATGLGQLNMSVTYPDGTKHTDDIDWYSSTDNSSSCPYSVTTTIIWTGTDTETVTVTGSDGDVTVTVEIPETTTTTTDVWTGTDGEPTVVVETPASIFTTSTYWTGSFTSTYTTTGPDGDVTVVVETPEPYTTIPWTGSFTSTYTTTGTDGEPTVVVETPEARTTIPWTGSTTSTYTTTGADGKPTVVIETPEPVIIEEGVTTIILPCTCKEPSTTTTTGDDGKNTVICNIPHSLVSTVVVTEPCTNVAGDVTVTTYTTFTFAAAITANPTETVSPTGAKGNGSGAAAEVASAGNGSESSPQEVSTYEAMGSKNTYTFLAVLSALLWISI; encoded by the exons ATGAAAATCCAGTTCAAATTAGCCACTCTTGtggtttttcaacttttctgtGGTGTGGCCACTGCTGATACGATTGGAGGATGCAGTCCTTCTTCTGTCACTAAAGGTCTATACGCCGATTATGTCAACATAACTTCTGAAGAATATGGTATTTACACTGGACTTGATGCGGCTCTTTCTGCAATTGACCAAGCAGAGGCAGATTATTCCTGGGGAGGAGTAACCAGCCAAGACTTCTCATTCGAAGCACTGGACGATGGGACCGCTTATTATGGAGACCTATACGGGAAAAATGTTAACGTAGCCTACTTTGGTTTGAGACTATCGGGATATTTTTATGCAAGTACAACTGGAGACTACACATTCGAAATAAGCTTTGCTGATGATGCAGCGTCTTTTACCCTTGGATCAGGGGTTGCTATGGATTGTTGTGGACTGAAACCGCTCACAGGAAATTTAGATGAAATGGCTAGTGTATATGCCTCAGGTGAAGCATCATCTGCTACAGAGACAGTTACCCTTACAGGAGGAGTCTATTATCCTATTAAGGTGGTCTACTACCAAGCAACTGGCCTTGGTCAACTAAACATGTCCGTAACCTATCCTGATGGAACTAAACATACAGATGATATTGATTGGTATAGCTCAACTGACAATAGCTCATCGTGTCCTTATTCAgttaccaccaccattatATGGACTGGAACTGATACTGAGACTGTTACAGTAACAGGCTCTGATGGGGATGTGACTGTTACTGTTGAAATACCAGAGACCACTACAACCACTACTGATGTATGGACAG GCACTGATGGTGAACCAACTGTGgtcgttgaaactccagctAGTATCTTCACCACTTCCACTTATTGGACTGGCTCTTTCACCTCAACTTACACCACAACTGGTCCAGATGGTGACGTGACAGTCGtggttgaaactccagaacctTACACCACTAtcccatggactggttcattcacTTCGACGTACACTACTACAGGAACTGATGGTGAAccaactgtggttgttgaaaccccTGAAGCGCGCACTACCATcccatggactggctcCACTACATCCACTTATACCACAACCGGGGccgatggtaaaccaaccGTTGTCATTGAGACTCCTGAACCAGTCATCATCGAAGAAGGTGttaccaccatcatcttaCCATGCACCTGCAAGGAgccttcaaccaccacaacaactggtgatgatggtaagaATACCGTTATATGTAACATCCCACACTCATTAGTTTCTACCGTCGTGGTAACTGAACCATGCACAAATGTCGCTGGAGATGTCACTGTCACAACATATACGACTTTCACTTTCGCTGCTGCTATCACTGCTAACCCTACTGAAACCgtttctccaactggtgCTAAAGGGAATGGTTCTGGAGCGGCTGCTGAAGTGGCTTCAGCTGGTAATGGCTCAGAATCctcaccacaagaagtctccacGTACGAGGCCATGGGTTCAaaaaacacatacacattcttggctgtgttatccgctcttttgtggatatccATTTGA
- the AYR1_5 gene encoding NADPH-dependent 1-acyl dihydroxyacetone phosphate reductase (EggNog:ENOG503P15W; COG:Q): MSDSKTVVVTGASSGIGLAVAREFALKGYNVIAGARRLSSMEELKKYNVTTVELDITSPESVEKLKKLIETEYDGAIKYLLNNAGQSCAAAAVEVSDDEVFRCFEVNVFGHIRVTRELAPFVIKTKGTIGFTGSVQGILETMFLGVYASSKAAIQSYASGMAFEMAPFGVKVVNFVTGGVRTAMSGIDLKSVLYDEEGLEEVKKAYSELTKTGMDSHVYARKVIKDFEHSKLGVVHHYRGAGSTTLNDKASKVKFLDLVDEYKEFKRLLFL, from the exons ATGTCTGATAGTAAAACCGTAGTTGTTACCGGAGCCTCTTCGGGAATTGGGTTGGCAGTAGCTCGGGAATTTGCCCTAAAAGGTTATAATGTCATAGCTGGTGCCAGAAGACTTTCCTCTatggaagagttgaaaaagtacAACGTCACAACTGTAGAGTTGGACATCACTTCCCCTGAATCGGTTGAGAAACttaagaagttgattgaaaccGAATACGACGGAGCCATCAAGTATCTTTTGAATAATGCTGGTCAAAGCTGTGCCGCAGCAGCTGTCGAAGTGTCTGACGACGAAGTCTTCAGGTGCTTTGAGGTGAATGTTTTTGGTCATATAAGAGTTACCAGAGAATTAGCTCCGTTTGTGATAAAAACAAAAGGTACCATTGGGTTCACTGGCTCTGTTCAAGGTATCCTAGAAACTATGTTCCTAGGAGTTTATGCGAGTTCAAAGGCTGCAATTCAGTCATATGCTTCGGGGATGGCGTTTGAAATGGCTCCATTTGGTGTTAAGGTGGTGAACTTTGTTACAGGAGGTGTCAGAACTGCAATGAGCGGAATTGATTTGAAATCTGTGCTTTACGATGAAGAGGGATTGGAAGAGGTAAAGAAAGCCTACTCTGAACTTACGAAGACAGGCATGGACTCCCATGTCTATGCTAGGAAGGTtatcaaagactttgaacaTTCTAAGTTGGGTGTGGTTCACCATTATAGAGGTGCTGGATCGACTACA CTCAATGACAAAGCTTCCAAGGTTAAattcttggacttggtggacGAGTATAAAGAGTTCAAGCGACTCttatttctttga
- the MNN13_10 gene encoding mannosyltransferase (EggNog:ENOG503NZ5A; COG:S), giving the protein MGKLFNISHNRRFFFYGFIVFWIVSAGIWIYDYTLNNSSESDTSIYPSESTPNAVLSSPSNVNKIDVFEDCAIKKLVQTLGIEDTRSIDSHSSVYDQMLKKHALSDILTNLDFTERCNLYFKNLFVRDHNWFVDPNEDFPLEHRDTFDLQSFKKENSKKIRYKYAQMSNLEYDKINFDDKKVRKDVKRLAEEEFNEFWERTMKTEQKIVDYLSHLRIFNKCYVTSDNRYIMNKANELIEKVADNIDHTEFKADDDESLINDSGSKSCSELESRIYKWVSHSYPIYERWTGEIFLSPPDLRGFVHYPEVFKTTNSKFKGSTKDFSKSTFAGNGPCFFNKFKNSLNGKGIVLSIGDKHVDDTVRFIHLLRALSNHYPIQIIYYDSLSDETKARIVAAARDKMIDLPESFHKVSKHFPSDYFHIKDGGMPKQEVWFVKTYNTIHDNFKEKFKMFAHKFLATLFNSFEEFILVDADTVLLQNPSEFFDLKDYKTTGAYFFKDRTAHAFRPPGDTKFFQKITPSILDNLMFDIPIITQKTLGLEFFNGMSHFMESGVVLINRHLHFNSILTMLQLNFFKPVTSRVHGDKEIFWLGFATSGDEDYHFNKNFAASIGTLTSPEERLTSEGNLKKSQELCSPHSGHLDENGKLLWFNSGFKFCGKSDLVNFETEVKKHDHFKFLKDAESMREYYESSLKLRNAVIPPFNIKSEIRAGNSVEEPVEGWHMERGYCHSYLWCAYSSIGGLTSDGQDNTQVGQVFEFDQESIDLYSYLGDIWVGNE; this is encoded by the coding sequence ATGGGGAAATTATTTAACATTAGTCACAATCGAAGGTTTTTTTTCTACGGATTCATCGTCTTTTGGATAGTTTCAGCTGGTATCTGGATCTATGACTACACTTTGAATAATTCTAGTGAGTCGGACACGTCCATTTACCCCCTGGAACTGACTCCAAATGCAGTGTTGTCTAGTCCTCTGAATGtcaacaaaatcgatgtgtttgaagattgtGCCATCAAGAAGCTAGTGCAAACGTTGGGAATCGAGGATACCAGAAGTATTGATAGCCATTCGAGTGTGTATGACcaaatgttgaagaagcatgCATTATCAGACATTCTAACAAACCTCGATTTCACTGAGAGATGCAACTTGTATTTTAAGAACCTATTTGTGCGAGACCACAActggtttgtggatcccAATGAAGACTTCCCTCTTGAACATCGTGATACATTTGACTTACAGCTGTTTAAAAAAgagaattccaaaaaaatAAGGTACAAATATGCCCAAATGTCAAACTTAGAATAcgacaagatcaatttcGACGACAAGAAAGTCCGCAAAGACGTGAAACGacttgctgaagaagagttcaatgagttctggGAACGAACCATGAAGACAGAACAGAAGATTGTAGACTACTTGTCCCATTTAcggattttcaacaagtgctATGTCACCAGTGATAATAGGTACATCATGAACAaagccaatgaattgatagAAAAAGTGGCTGACAACATAGATCACACTGAGTTCAAGGCcgacgatgatgaactgTTAATCAACGATCTGGGTTCCAAATCCTGTAGTGAGTTGGAAAGCAGAATCTATAAATGGGTGTCTCATTCTTATCCTATTTATGAACGGTGGACTGGTGAAATATTTCTATCTCCTCCAGATCTACGTGGATTTGTTCATTATCCTGAGGTGTTCAAgaccacaaactccaagttcaaggggtccaccaaggacttctccaaatccaccttCGCTGGGAATGGGccatgcttcttcaacaaattcaaaaatctGTTGAATGGAAAGGGTATTGTACTATCGATCGGAGACAAAcatgttgatgatactgTGAGATTCATTCACCTATTAAGAGCGTTGAGCAACCACTATCCAATCCAAATCATCTACTATGACTCGCTCAGTGATGAGACCAAAGCAAGAATAGTCGCCGCTGCTAGAGACAAAATGATAGATTTACCAGAAAGCTTCCACAAAGTTTCCAAGCATTTCCCTTCCGACTACTTCCACATCAAAGACGGTGGAATGCCAAAGCAAGAAGTGTGGTTTGTAAAGACGTACAACACCATTCAcgacaacttcaaagaaaagttcaagatgtttGCCCATAAGTTTCTAGCAAcgttgttcaattcatttgAGGAATTCATTTTAGTTGATGCTGATACAGTGTTGTTGCAGAATCCATCCGAGTTTTtcgacttgaaggactACAAAACCACCGGGgcctacttcttcaaggataGAACTGCTCATGCATTCAGGCCACCAGGTGATACTAAATTCTTTCAGAAGATAACCCCTTCGATTttagacaacttgatgtttgatattcccatcatcacccaGAAGACTCTTGGATTAGAGTTCTTTAATGGAATGAGCCATTTCATGGAAAGTggagtggtgttgatcaatagACACTTacacttcaactccatcttaACAATGCtccaattgaacttctttaagCCTGTTACCTCCAGAGTCCACGGagacaaagagatattCTGGTTGGGATTCGCCaccagtggtgatgaagactaccacttcaacaagaatttcgCTGCATCAATCGGGACTCTTACTTCCCCGGAGGAAAGATTGACCAGTGAAggaaacctcaagaaatcTCAGGAACTCTGTTCGCCACATTCAGGACaccttgatgaaaatggaaaGTTATTGTGGTTTAACTCGgggttcaagttctgtgGGAAAAGCGATCTTGTTAATTTTGAAACTGAAGTCAAGAAACACGACCATTTTAAATTCTTAAAAGATGCTGAATCCATGCGAGAGTATTATGAAAGCTCTCTAAAACTTAGAAACGCAGTTATTCCTCCCTTCAATATAAAATCGGAAATAAGGGCAGGGAACAGTGTTGAAGAGCCAGTAGAAGGCTGGCACATGGAACGTGGATATTGTCACAGTTATTTATGGTGTGCATACTCTTCGATAGGTGGACTCACCTCTGACGGACAAGATAACACTCAAGTGGGACAAGTGTTCGAGTTCGATCAGGAGTCAATAGACTTGTATTCTTACTTGGGTGATATTTGGGTTGGGAATGAGTGA